One window of the Eucalyptus grandis isolate ANBG69807.140 chromosome 6, ASM1654582v1, whole genome shotgun sequence genome contains the following:
- the LOC104447254 gene encoding ribosomal RNA small subunit methyltransferase NEP1 yields the protein MGRPFGVKRGNKKRKEKYDEHIEEGEQEQEEPQPKQLKTDDVSREEEAGNQEKQSEEAEGDVVHQLEGIPLGPVQSQLSKSVGVTFVLERASLEVAKVGKTYQILNSDDHTNFLKRNGRNPADYRPDIVHQALLSILDSPLNKAGKVRAVYVRTGKGVLFEVKPHVRIPRTYKRFAGIMLQLLQKLSITAAGKREKLLRMIKNPVTQYLPVNARKIGFSHSSERLVEMQDYVAAIGDDTPLVFVVGAMAHGKIETEYTDDFISISNYPLSAACCINIICDAVRKHLKFI from the exons ATGGGGAGGCCTTTTGGAGTCAAACGGGGGAACAAAAAGCGGAAGGAGAAGTATGATGAGCATATTGAGGAAGGGGAACAGGAGCAAGAAGAACCACAGCCGAAGCAACTAAAAACGGATGATGTATCGAGAGAAGAAGAGGCGGGAAATCAGGAGAAGCAATCGGAAGAAGCAGAGGGTGACGTGGTTCATCAACTCGAAGGCATACCGCTTGGACCGGTCCAGAGTCAGCTCTCTAAGAGCGTCGGGGTTACCTTTGTTCTCGAGAGGGCTTCATTAGAAGTCGCTAAAGTCGGGAAG ACCTATCAGATCTTGAATTCAGATGATCATACCAACTTTTTGAAGAGGAATGGTAGAAATCCAGCTGATTATAGACCCGACATCGTTCACCAG GCTCTTTTATCGATCCTAGACAGCCCACTTAATAAGGCAGGAAAGGTTCGTGCTGTCTATGTGAGGACTGGAAAGGGTGTGCTCTTTGAAGTCAAGCCTCATGTCCGTATCCCCAGGACATACAAGCGCTTCGCAGGCATAATGT TACAATTACTGCAAAAATTGAGTATAACAGCTGCTGGCAAGCGTGAGAAACTTTTACGGATGATCAAAAACCCCGTGACACAATATCTTCCTGTCAATGCCAGAAAAATTG GATTTTCTCACAGCTCAGAAAGGCTGGTTGAAATGCAGGACTATGTGGCTGCTATCGGTGATGATACCCCTCTCGTGTTTGTG GTCGGTGCAATGGCCCACGGGAAAATTGAAACGGAGTATACGGATGATTTTATTTCAA TTTCCAACTATCCATTGAGTGCTGCATGTTGTATCAACATAATTTGCGATGCCGTGCGGAagcatttgaaatttatttaa